The following proteins are co-located in the Hemiscyllium ocellatum isolate sHemOce1 chromosome 34, sHemOce1.pat.X.cur, whole genome shotgun sequence genome:
- the aldh5a1 gene encoding succinate-semialdehyde dehydrogenase, mitochondrial — MLQQRLGLGLRALGVSGGPLSLSLPGPRCYSGWAGSGLLHSEAYIGGRWLQADGAARFPVQDPASGRLLAEVADCGPREAREAVRAAHSSFPAWRGVTGKERSNLLRKWYDLMLKNKDELARLITAENGKPLKEALGETLYAASFLEWFSEEARRVYGDVVPTPSLDRRILILKQPIGVAAVITPWNFPSAMLTRKAGAALAVGCTVVVKPAEDTPLSALALAELAEQAGIPAGVFNVIPSSKTKTPSVGEVLCTDPLVAAISFTGSTATGKILLHQASDTVKKASMELGGLAPFIVFDSADLDRAVAGAVASKFRNSGQTCVCANQFLVQEGIHDIFIEKMVEAMQRELRVGNGFDEQSTQGPLINESAVQKVESQISDAVSRGASIVTGGKRHRCGATFFEPTLLCNVTTDMLCTQQETFGPLAPVLKFRTEEEAVTIANASNVGLAGYFYSRDHAQIWRVAEQLEVGIVGVNEGLLSTPEAPFGGVKQSGLGREGSKYGVDDYLEIKYVCFGNL; from the exons ATGTTGCAGCAGCGGCTCGGCCTCGGCCTCCGGGCGCTGGGGGTCTCGGGcggccccctctccctctccctgcccgGCCCGCGGTGTTACTCCGGCTGGGCGGGCTCCGGGCTGCTCCACTCCGAGGCGTACATCGGCGGCCGCTGGCTGCAGGCCGATGGCGCGGCGCGGTTCCCGGTGCAGGACCCGGCCAGCGGGCGGCTGCTGGCGGAGGTGGCGGACTGTGGGCCCAGGGAGGCCCGGGAGGCGGTCAGGGCCGCCCACAGCAGCTTCCCCGCCTGGAGGGGGGTCACCGGCAAG GAACGAAGCAATTTATTAAGAAAATGGTATGATTTAATGCTGAAAAACAAAGATGAGCTTGCGAGACTAATTACTGCAGAAAAT GGAAAACCACTGAAAGAAGCCTTAGGTGAAACATTATACGCTGCATCATTCCTGGAGTGGTTTTCAGAAGAAGCTCGTCGAGTGTATGGAGATGTCGTTCCTACTCCTTCCCTTGACCGTAGGATCCTAATTCTGAAGCAGCCGATAGGAGTAGCTGCTGTTATAACTCCT TGGAATTTTCCTAGTGCCATGCTCACCCGAAAGGCTGGGGCAGCCTTGGCTGTAGGCTGCACTGTGGTTGTGAAACCAGCTGAAGATACTCCCCTATCTGCATTGGCACTGGCAGAG cttgctgaacaggctgggattccTGCAGGAGTTTTCAATGTAATCCCCTCTTCCAAGACCAAAACGCCATCTGTAGGAGAGGTGCTTTGTACAGATCCTCTTGTTGCTGCAATCTCTTTTACTGGTTCCACAGCCACTGGAAAG ATCCTCCTCCATCAAGCATCTGATACTGTGAAGAAGGCTTCGATGGAACTGGGTGGACTGGCTCCATTCATTGTGTTTGACAGTGCTGATCTCGATCGAGCCGTTGCTGGTGCCGTGGCCTCCAAGTTCCGAAACTCTGGACAA ACTTGTGTATGTGCGAATCAGttcctggtgcaggagggaatcCACGACATTTTTATAGAGAAGATGGTGGAGGCTATGCAGAGAGAACTGCGTGTTGGAAATGGATTTGACGAGCAGTCTACACAAGGTCCATTAATCAATGAAAGTGCAGTGCAAAAG GTGGAAAGTCAGATAAGTGATGCAGTGTCTCGTGGTGCCAGCATTGTGACCGGGGGAAAGCGACACCGTTGTGGAGCAACATTCTTTGAACCAACTCTTCTTTGTAACGTCACAACGGACATGCTCTGTACACAGCAGGAAACATTTGGGCCTTTGGCACCAGTTCTCAA ATTTCGGACTGAAGAAGAAGCTGTGACTATAGCCAATGCTTCTAATGTGGGTCTGGCTG GTTACTTTTACTCCAGAGATCATGCTCAGATTTGGCGGGTTGCAGAACAGTTAGAAGTTGGCATCGTTGGTGTAAATGAAGGTCTGTTATCAACCCCTGAGGCACCTTTCGGTGGAGTTAAGCAGTCTGGCCTTGGGAGGGAAGGCTCGAAATATGGTGTTGATGATTATTTGGAAATTAAATATGTTTGTTTCGGAAATCTCTAA